The region ATGCGCAGGATCTCGCGCGCGTGAATGTCGATATCCGTCGCCTGCCCGCTCAACCCGCCCATGCTCGGCTGGTGGATCAGGATGCGCGAGTTCGGCAGCGCGAACCGCTTGCCCTGCTTGCCCGCCATCAAGAGAAACGCGCCCATGCTGGCAGCCTGCCCAATGCAAAGCGTCATCACGTCGTTCTTGATGTACTGCATCGTGTCGTAGATCGCCAGGCCCGCCGTGATCGAACCACCCGGCGAGTTGATGTACATCTGGATGTCCTTCTCCGGGTCCTCACCGCTCAGAAACAGGAGCTGCGCAATGATCACGTTCGCAACGTTATCGTCGATGGGCGTACCCATGAAGATGATGTTGTCGCGCAGCAGGCGGCTGTAAATGTCGTACGTCCGCTCGCCGCGGCTCGTCTGCTCGACTACATAAGGAATCAAACCCATTTCGTTCTCCCTTTCAAGGTTTAGCCGGCGAAGAATCGTTCCATCGGCTGTTGTGGTTGCGCGTACGTGGTGTCACCCTGAAAGCAAAGCCGAGGCTGATCCTCCGCCTCGGCTTCTCTTGTTTTACTTGGCCAGCTTCTCGTAGACAACCGCGCCAGTCTTCTCGCGCCGCATCTGCTCGCGCATCCGCTCCAGCGATCCATCCTCGACCATCCGCTGGCGGATCGTCTCCATCGGCTCACGAGCCTGTAGCGAAGCCATCATGATCTCGCGCTCCAGCTCCTCGTCCTCAACCTGCACGCCCTCAGCCTCGGCCATCCGGTCCAGGATCAACGAAGCCTTCACCTCGGCCACGGCCTGGTCACGCTGAGCAGCCCGCAGACGCCCAAAGTCCAGCTTGCGCATGTCCTCCGCCGTCATACCCTGCTGCGCCAGCGCGCGAAGCCCGCGGTCCAGCCGTGCGTCGATCTGCTGCTGCACAAACGACTCCGGAACCGGGAACGAGAACTTCTCGATCATCTCGGACAACATCTTGTCCTTCGCCTGGTTCTCGACCGCAACCTTCTTGCGATCCGCCGCATGCTCACGCAGCTTCGTCTCGAACTCATCCCACGTCTCGTAGTCGCCCAACTGCTTGGCGAACTCTTCGTCGCGCTCCGGGAACGTCTTCTTCTTGATCGTCTTCAGCGTGACGTCGTACTTGACCGTCTGTCCCGCAAGGCGGGGCTCGCCGAAGTCCGCCGGATAGGTGACCTCAAACGTCATCTCCTGGCCGATCTT is a window of Granulicella tundricola MP5ACTX9 DNA encoding:
- the clpP gene encoding ATP-dependent Clp endopeptidase proteolytic subunit ClpP — encoded protein: MGLIPYVVEQTSRGERTYDIYSRLLRDNIIFMGTPIDDNVANVIIAQLLFLSGEDPEKDIQMYINSPGGSITAGLAIYDTMQYIKNDVMTLCIGQAASMGAFLLMAGKQGKRFALPNSRILIHQPSMGGLSGQATDIDIHAREILRIREITNTLMSKSTGQPLAQIERDVERDFIMTAPQAKEYGIIDDIIDRPRTT